The Wansuia hejianensis genomic interval CCCATATGTCCCGCCATCTTCTTGCCCTTGAATACCTTGCTGGGATCAGAACATGCACCGTTGGAACCTGCATGACGATGATATTTGGAACCATGAGCCATGGGTCCTCTGGACTGTCCATGTCTCTTGATGGCGCCCTGGAATCCTTTACCCTTGCTGATTGCAGTCGCATCTACCTTGTCGCCTGCCGCAAAGATATCGGCCTTGATTTCCTGCTTCAATTCATAATTCTGCGCATCTTCCAGTTTGAACTCTTTCAGAAATCTCTTGTAGGGAACTTCTGCCTTGTCAAACTGTCCCTTCCTCGGCTTGTTCACCAGCTTCTCTCTGATGTCGCCGTAACCAACCTGTACCGCGCTGTATCCGTCGTTCTCTTCTGTCTTAACCTGAGTTACGACACACGGTCCAGCCTGCAATACAGTTACCGGAGTGAGGACTCCGTCTTCGTTGAAAATCTGAGTCATTCCAACTTTTGTAGCTAAAATCGCTTTCTTCATTCTTTTTACCTCCTGTTTTTCTACAGCGGAACGCCCTGTGTGGGAGTTCATTCTAGTTAACAGATATAAGTGGAATGCGCTTTGTTTGTACTGCGATTACTTCTATATCAATTAACTGATTTTGTAACTTTTTTGTCTGTTACTTGCTCTTCATCTTGATGTCGATATAGACACCTGCCGGCATTTCCAGCCTGGAGAGAGCATCAACTGTTTTCTGTGTAGGAGTGATGATGTCAATCAGTCTCTTGTGTGTTCTCTGCTCAAACTGCTCACGGGAATCTTTGTACTTGTGGACTGCTCTTAAGATGGTTACTACCTCTTTTTTCGTGGGCAGCGGCACCGGTCCACTCACCGTTGATCCGTTCCTCTTTACCGTTTCGATGATTTTTGCTGCGGATGCATCTACTAACTGATGATCATACGCTTTCAGGGTGATTCTCATTACTTGACTTGCCATAAAAAAAGTCGCCTCCTTTTCGCACTTTTCGAGTACGACAAGCGGTGACTGTACACATCTCCGTGTGTGTCATTGACTTTCACACGTTGTTTCCACTCTGGGGTGGACTTTCTAAATTTGTACAGTGACTTGTCGCCAGTTTCCTAACTTGACATTCGCTCCACGGAAAACCTGCCACAGCGGGCAGCAACCTCACGCTTCACAGCTATCAATGTCACAACACGAATTATTATAACGGGAAAGTCCAAAAAATGCAAGCACTTTTTACAATTTCTTCAAATTACTGCGCCGGAAAACCGCCTTGTCTGGCGAATCCGGTCAAAACACCTTAACCAGAGGAAGAAAGACAGCCATCCTCCACCCGGATCGGCTGCCTTTCTTCTATATTATAAGCATTCTGAATAATCTACAAATGTGACTCCCGTCGTATCATCTTCCTTTACAACCGGATCATCTCCGTCTGAATAAGCCTCCTGCAGCAGCTCCTCCACGGTCCTCACAGGCATAGCCAGCTCAATCTCCTCCAAAGCCTGCGTCTGTTCCGCTTCTTCTTCAGGGTACCCTTGCTCCACCATCTGTTCAGGCTGACGAATCTGCTGCGTCTCCAGTGCGGCTTCCAGAGCAGCTTGTACATCCGGAATCGTATCTGTTCCCACATTTTTCTCTGTATCTGTCTCAGGCACAGGCATATCCTCTCCGTCAGTATCCGCTGTCCTGACAGGCTCCTCCAGCTCTTCCGGCTGCAATACCTCTACGGCTGCATCCTCTGAAGCTGTCTCTGCGTTCAGCTCGTCCCACTCCGCCTGATCTTTCTCCGGCTCCTCAATTTTCTCAATGAAAACCTCAGCATCCCCTTCTGGCATCTGGCTCTTCCGTATATCATCTTCCGTATCATCCGGCTCCGAATGAACCCCGCCCGTCTGTCTCTTCTGGTATTCTCTTTCGCTTCGCTTGTCTGCGCTGCGCTTCTTATCTGCTAGTTCGCTGAAGAACTGATCTTCTTCACCTTCTCCGCGCTTCTCCCGTTTTTTCTTCTCCTTCACCAGCCGTTTCTGTTCCTTCTGACGCGCCTTCAGCTCTCTGCGGGTAAGCTCTGCCTCTCCGTCGTCCTCTTCGTCTTCCTCCTCGTCATCCTCATGTCTTCTGCTCCAGATCTCAGCCACTATGAAAAGGACAATGACAAGCAGCGCCGCCAGCCCCAGGATAATCCTGCCCTCTGTCGTCTGCATGGCAATAGAAACATAACCGATCAGCGGGACCGTGATCACTTCTTTCTGCGCCGTATTCCTCAGTGTCAGTTCTTGCGTTGCAGCCCCGTCCGACGGCCTCACCGTAACTACTCCGGTCTCCGCGTTAAGAGACGTAATCTCATAGACATAGGCAGAATCCTCCCCTGTCTGGAGAATCTTGTCGCCTGCCTTCAGCTCACTCAACGGTTTCTTAAGCGCATAAGCCACAGACCCCGTCTGCATATTAGTAACCATTCCCTCTTCTGCCACAACCGTCGTAACTCCAACCAGCGGCGGCACAAGGAGGGCAATTCCGGTCAGTATAAACAGTAATAATATCAGATTAACGAATACTTTTAATACCTTTGACATTCTGTGATAATCTCCTTGTCTGACTTTTCATAACTGTATCGGATCTATTATACTCCCTTTTTACAAATTATGCAAGGAAACCAATTCCCAATTCCTGCTTGTTACTTTTCCCTCTGTATACTATAATAGATATGCGCCTTTCCCGGCGTACTTCATCTGATGAAAGAGAGAGCTTCTCATGAATCCAATGATAAAGACTATTGAAGACCTGTCACTCAACGCCTGGCCTTCCCACCAGATTCAGATCTATGACGGCTGGCTTTTACGTTTTTCTTATTTTTATACACACCGGACAAACAGCGTGGAACAAATTGGCCTCTCTGCTATTCCCATCGATGAGAAGATCTCCTATTGTGAGGATGTCTACCGCAAATGGGGCACCCCGGCCGTTTTTAAAATATCTCCTCTTGTAGCGCCGGATTTTGACAGGCTCCTGGCTAGAAAGGGGTATATGACACAGCACACTACCAACGTGATGACGCATTGTTTTAAAGATGTGCCGCATCAGGAAGATGGAATCACTGTAGATACCAGCGCTTTTATACCGAGTACCTGGATTGACGCGCTGTTTGCGCTGAAGGGGACCACCAATGTCATGCACCGCCTCGTGGTGCCTTCTATGTACCGTGCGATACCCAAGGAAACCATATGCGCATCCATTCACGATGGAAGCAGGATTGTCGCCACAGGACTGGGCATACTGGACAGAGACTTCATTGGAGTCTATGCGATCCACGTACATCCTGACTACCGCAGGAAACACTATGCCAGCGCCATATGCCGGACTATACTGGCAGGCGGTTACCGGAAGGGAGCCAAGCACGCTTATCTGCAGGTGGTGGAGGATAACGAATCGGCCATCAGGCTTTACGAATCCCTGGGATTTTCCTATCTGTATAAATACTGGTTCCGTCTTAAATACTTTTACTAAGCGGACAGGTTCACAGCTGCCGTCCAGAACTTTCATAATAAAATAAGGGAGTCATTGCGGATTGTGCAATGACTCCCAATTCTATGCTATCAAATTCTCGGGTCAGGCTCCCAGATAATCGTTGATCTGTGCCTCCAAGACATCTGCGTCCAGGCCGTGAACCATTGCTGCCTCTTCCAGAGACTCTGCCTGCGCAGAGGGGCATCCCAGACAATGCATACCTGCTCTCATTAAGATTCCTGCAATATTATTATCCACCTGAAGTAATTCTCCGATAGTCATATCTTTGGTTACTTTTGCCATTGGTTTTTCCTCCTTCTTTTATGCTTTTCCCATTATAATACCTTTTGACCGGTTGTGCAAGGCCAAGAAAGGATACGCTGGATATTTTTACTGTATATTTTTTCGAGCACGCTGTCCTGCAGTCCCAATCCGTAGATTTTCCAGCGGCCCTGGGGAGGCACCCCTTCATAGCTGTAATCGAAGTATTCGTCCTCTGTCTCCAAAAAACGGTAATTAATACGCTGAAGCATATGGCCAGGCATACTGTCTGTCCCGAATATTATCCTGTCTGAATACTTTTCAAAAAACCGCCTGGAGGAATAGGGCTGCCGTCCCAGCTCGGCAATCCTTTCCGCAATATCCACATTAAAATTGGGATAAGTGTCCATCCAGCGGGCCACCTCCTTCAGATTTTCTGCCCATGAGCCAAAATGCGCAATGATGAACACTGTCTCCGGATTGTCTGCCACCATCTGCTCCTGCTGCTCCATCAGTTCTTCAAAAGAATACAATCCTTCTCTGCAAAAGGACCATTCCGGATGGGCCTGAAGCTCCTCGTATCTCTCATTCTGAGGCGTGACCGGCGAAAAAAAGGCTTCCGGGTCCCCCACATGCAGAAGCACAGGCATCCCCAGCTGTGCCGCATACTGCCAGACAGGGGACAGGCGCCGGTCGTTCAGAGGGATATAGCTTCCCGTCTGATCTAATATTCCCAGAGAAAGATTTTTCCAGAATTTCAGCCCCCGCACGCCCTTTCTCTTACTCTCGCAGAGCGTCCGGTAGACGTATCCGTCGAACCCCGCATCATCCAGGCGCTCAACCTCCACATTCCCGAAGAGGATAAAAAAATCCTCATATCCCTCCATCTTCTTCAGCATCCGGTCCAGATAAGGCCCGCTTTCGCCGTCCAGGTTGACCGCCCGCTCAATTCCCAGCTCCCGGTAAGCCGCCACGGCCTCTCCGGTATCATAAGCCTCTTCGTAATGCTCTCCCAATCCCAGGCGGCCGAAATGAGCGTGCCCGTCAATAGCCGGATACTTCGGCCTTCCCGGGCAATGCTCCTCAAGGCGGAGGCGGGTTATTGGCCTGTAATCTCTCAGCAGCAATTCTTTCATCATATCCTCCAGCGTCTTTATCTTGTTACTTTTTAACCATCATAGCCATTTTCCCCTCCTATGTCAACCCGACACAGGACTTCATCTTTACCAGATTTTACATCAAAAAATGTTCCTAATTTTATACTTGTATTCTGGAACAATATATATTAGAATGTGCTTAGGGCCTGGGGTAAGGGCCTGGAAAATTACAAATGGTAGATTTAAGGAGGATATAACAATGGCACGTGTAATTACCGATGAATGTGTATCTTGTGGAACCTGCGTAGGCGAATGTCCTGTTGACGCTATCAGCGAGGGTGACGGAAAATACGAAATCGCTGCTGATACCTGCGTAGACTGCGGCGCTTGCGAAGACGCTTGTCCGACAGGAGCTATTGTTGCTGAATAATTCAGGAACAGGAACGATTTTATTTAAACATATTAAAAAGAGGGTGTCTCGGGTTCAAGTTACTTGATCCTGAGACGCCTTCTTTCATTATGCCTTTTCCTCTCTTTTCTGTAATCCTTCTTATACGTCCGCCACACCGGCAGCATCCCGGCCGGCATGACGATCCATTTAACGCAGCGCTTTCCTGCTGGTCTTTTTCTTCTTTTTTCCCTTCTGTCTTTTCTGCTCTTCCGTCACCGCCACCTGCTTCCTGGCTATCTGGTGCTGCCTGATCGCCTCATCTACCCGTTTATACCTGTCTTCCTGCCGTCTCTGGCGTTTCAGCTCCTGCATCAGCCGGTCTAAAACTTCATAGAACCTCAACTGCCTGTCCTTGTCCTCTTCCGGTGCGGCCGCCTGCATAAGCAGCGGAATCACCTCTTTAATCTCCTTCAGCTGATATCCCTTTTTCTTTAACTCCTGTATGCACAGAAAAATCTGAATATCTTCTGTACTGTAGCATCGGTTCCCCTTGGGATTTCTTCTTATGTCCAGTCCAAACTGCTCTTCCCAGTACCGTAGCGCTGATGATTTCTCGCCGAGTATTTTGACGGCCTCCGCCACTGGGTAAATGGTTTGTTCCATAGACCTGCCCCTTCCATATGATATAATAATCGTCCCTTTTCATTATACCATCCGGGCCTTTCAATACAACGAAATTCGTTCGACAAAACCAACGCAAACCCCCGCCCCTTCTAATTTTTTCTGCGTTTTTCCAATATAGAAGGCACAAAAAGCACCGCGAAATATGCCAAACCGATCACCAAAGCCGCTGCCGCCACTTTCAGTCCGCCTT includes:
- the rplC gene encoding 50S ribosomal protein L3, with translation MKKAILATKVGMTQIFNEDGVLTPVTVLQAGPCVVTQVKTEENDGYSAVQVGYGDIREKLVNKPRKGQFDKAEVPYKRFLKEFKLEDAQNYELKQEIKADIFAAGDKVDATAISKGKGFQGAIKRHGQSRGPMAHGSKYHRHAGSNGACSDPSKVFKGKKMAGHMGHERVTVQNLEVVRVDAENNLLLVKGSVPGPKKSLVTIRETVKTV
- the rpsJ gene encoding 30S ribosomal protein S10; the encoded protein is MASQVMRITLKAYDHQLVDASAAKIIETVKRNGSTVSGPVPLPTKKEVVTILRAVHKYKDSREQFEQRTHKRLIDIITPTQKTVDALSRLEMPAGVYIDIKMKSK
- a CDS encoding GNAT family N-acetyltransferase, whose product is MNPMIKTIEDLSLNAWPSHQIQIYDGWLLRFSYFYTHRTNSVEQIGLSAIPIDEKISYCEDVYRKWGTPAVFKISPLVAPDFDRLLARKGYMTQHTTNVMTHCFKDVPHQEDGITVDTSAFIPSTWIDALFALKGTTNVMHRLVVPSMYRAIPKETICASIHDGSRIVATGLGILDRDFIGVYAIHVHPDYRRKHYASAICRTILAGGYRKGAKHAYLQVVEDNESAIRLYESLGFSYLYKYWFRLKYFY
- a CDS encoding DUF1858 domain-containing protein; translated protein: MAKVTKDMTIGELLQVDNNIAGILMRAGMHCLGCPSAQAESLEEAAMVHGLDADVLEAQINDYLGA
- a CDS encoding amidohydrolase family protein; this encodes MMKELLLRDYRPITRLRLEEHCPGRPKYPAIDGHAHFGRLGLGEHYEEAYDTGEAVAAYRELGIERAVNLDGESGPYLDRMLKKMEGYEDFFILFGNVEVERLDDAGFDGYVYRTLCESKRKGVRGLKFWKNLSLGILDQTGSYIPLNDRRLSPVWQYAAQLGMPVLLHVGDPEAFFSPVTPQNERYEELQAHPEWSFCREGLYSFEELMEQQEQMVADNPETVFIIAHFGSWAENLKEVARWMDTYPNFNVDIAERIAELGRQPYSSRRFFEKYSDRIIFGTDSMPGHMLQRINYRFLETEDEYFDYSYEGVPPQGRWKIYGLGLQDSVLEKIYSKNIQRILSWPCTTGQKVL
- a CDS encoding DUF362 domain-containing protein, yielding MARVITDECVSCGTCVGECPVDAISEGDGKYEIAADTCVDCGACEDACPTGAIVAE
- a CDS encoding helix-turn-helix domain-containing protein, yielding MEQTIYPVAEAVKILGEKSSALRYWEEQFGLDIRRNPKGNRCYSTEDIQIFLCIQELKKKGYQLKEIKEVIPLLMQAAAPEEDKDRQLRFYEVLDRLMQELKRQRRQEDRYKRVDEAIRQHQIARKQVAVTEEQKRQKGKKKKKTSRKALR